From the genome of Eucalyptus grandis isolate ANBG69807.140 chromosome 2, ASM1654582v1, whole genome shotgun sequence, one region includes:
- the LOC104433565 gene encoding chaperone protein dnaJ 16, with amino-acid sequence MPAHKSKSEKRDAARQIRRDPYEVLGVARNSTDQEIKSAYRRMALKYHPDKNANDPEAADMFKEVTFSYNILSDPDKRRQYDTAGFEAVESESQELELDLSSLGAVNTMFAALFSKLGVPIKTTVSATVLEEALNGLVPIRPLILGTPISKKVEKQCAHFYSVTITEEEARSGFVCRVQSSDKSKFKLLYFDRVDNGGLSLALQEDGAKTGKTTSAGMFFLGFPVYRLDQTVNSMTAGKDPDVAFFKKLDGFQQCEITELKAGEHVFAVYGDNFFKCASYTIEALCAAPFVEEKEHLRAVEAQILTKRAELSKFETEYREVLAQFTEMTSRYAQEMQAIDELLQQRNEIHASYTTCPPLKRSKSKSRGSSKEAREESHVREKKSTARERPRKKKWFNIHLKVEKRKAC; translated from the exons ATGCCTGCTCACAAGTCGAAGTCGGAGAAGCGCGATGCGGCGCGGCAGATCCGGCGGGACCCGTACGAGGTCCTCGGCGTCGCCAGGAACTCCACGGATCAGGAAATCAAGAGCGCGTACCGCAGGATGGCTCTCAA gtatcatcCTGacaagaatgcaaatgatcctGAAGCTGCTGATATGTTTAAAGAGGTTACATTTTCGTATAACATCCTGTCTGATCCTGACAAAAGGCGCCAATATGACACTGCTGGTTTTGAG GCTGTTGAATCAGAAAGTCAAGAGCTAGAATTAGATCTTTCGAGCTTGGGAGCTGTGAATACCATGTTTGCTGCCTTGTTCAG TAAACTTGGTGTACCAATTAAGACAACTGTATCTGCAACTGTTCTGGAGGAAGCTCTCAATGGCCTGGTCCCCATTCGTCCACTAATACTTGGGACGCCTATTTCTAAGAAA GTTGAGAAGCAATGTGCTCACTTCTATTCTGTCACAATAACAGAGGAGGAAGCTCGATCTGGATTTGTATGCCGAGTGCAATCATCCGACAAAAGCAAATTCAAG TTGTTGTACTTTGATCGGGTAGATAATGGTGGATTGAGCCTCGCTCTACAG GAGGATGGTGCAAAAACCGGGAAAACTACATCTGCTGGAATGTTTTTTCTTGGCTTTCCTGTTTATCGGTTGGATCAGACAGTCAATTCG ATGACTGCTGGCAAGGATCCAGATGTTGCCTTCTTCAAAAAGTTGGATGGATTTCAGCAATGTGAAATAACTGAACTGAAGGCTGGCGAGCATGTGTTTGCTGTTTATG GTGACAACTTTTTCAAATGTGCAAGCTACACCATTGAAGCTCTTTGTGCAGCACCTTTTGTAGAAGAGAAGGAACATCTTAGAGCTGTGGAAgctcaaattttgacaaaaagggCCGAGttgtcaaagtttgaaactGAATACAGAGAG GTGCTGGCACAATTTACAGAGATGACCAGTAGATATGCACAAGAAATGCAAGCG ATTGATGAGCTTCTACAGCAGAGAAATGAAATTCATGCCTCTTACACAACTTGTCCACCCTTGAAGCGAAGTAAAAGCAAGAGTAGAGGATCTTCTAAGGAGGCTAGAGAAGAAAGCCATGTGAGAGAGAAGAAGTCCACAGCAAGGGagaggccaaggaagaagaaatggttCAATATTCATCTAAAGGTTGAAAAGAGGAAGGCTTGTTAG